The sequence GTCTGGCATGAAGAGTTTGTATTTGCGTGGTCGGAGGCCAGAGAGCACCGTTGGTTTTGCAGATTGCCCGAAGGCCGCTCGCGGTTGCAACGACTCGGGCTTACAACAACGGCCTGATACAAGTATGGCCAGGTGCTATAGTATGAGGCGAGACACATGGTTCCCCACCGCAGAGAGGACACTGTTGGCACTCTGTTGACCCTTTTCCTGAATCTTTTGACGCTTCGCTGATTGCGTGCCTGGGGAAGTGCTGGAACTGGCAGACAGGCATGACTTAGGATCATGTGCCGCAAGGCGTGGGAGTTCGAGTCTCCCCTTCCCCACCAAAGAGAACTTTTCCACAGCAAAATCTACAAGTATTTTTCGAACTGCTCTAATGACAGTGGCTGTGTTGTGCTTCAATGGAAGTCGGACAATCAGCTTTGAGGAAAAATGTTAGGCCCTCCTGGGGAAGTATAATGATCGATAGGAGGGAGTAATACTGTGGAGAGAAGTCAAGGTAGGCACATGAGTGCTGAAGAGAAGCTGAGGGTAGTGGAGGAGGGGAGGGGGTCGGGGGCCACGATAAGCGAGGTATGCCGACGCCATCAGATTGCCTACACCCAGT comes from Chloroflexota bacterium and encodes:
- a CDS encoding transposase; this translates as MERSQGRHMSAEEKLRVVEEGRGSGATISEVCRRHQIAYTQ